The following proteins are encoded in a genomic region of Zea mays cultivar B73 chromosome 9, Zm-B73-REFERENCE-NAM-5.0, whole genome shotgun sequence:
- the LOC103638777 gene encoding AT-hook motif nuclear-localized protein 27, with amino-acid sequence MASSKWWEQAALDFPPPQQHHHQQPQPQQQPHQAVPMPPALATAPAGAVGASPEGKQQGQQQAGAIVPLRRPRGRPLGSKNKPKPPVIITRDSPDALHSHVLEVSPGADVCACVAEYARRRGRGVCVLGASGAVGDVAVRGAAAPLRGRFELLSVTGTVLPPPAPPEASGLAVLVSAGQGQVLGGSVVGPLVAAGPVTIFAATFANAVYERLPLADAPELEVKPDLSTATSAGGQDVQPQLPMAPSHQQPPDMGAGYAGHRSPPYPWGGDV; translated from the coding sequence ATGGCCAGCAGCAAGTGGTGGGAGCAGGCGGCACTGGACTTCCCGCCGCCGCAGCAGCACCATCACCAGCAGCCGCAGCCGCAGCAGCAGCCGCACCAGGCGGTGCCCATGCCACCGGCGCTAGCAACGGCGCCAGCCGGGGCCGTGGGGGCCTCGCCGGAGGGCAAGCAGCAGGGCCAGCAGCAGGCGGGCGCCATCGTGCCGCTGCGGAGGCCGCGGGGGCGGCCGCTTGGGTCCAAGAACAAGCCGAAGCCGCCGGTGATCATCACGCGGGACAGCCCCGACGCGCTGCACTCGCACGTCCTCGAGGTGTCGCCGGGCGCCGACGTGTGCGCGTGCGTGGCGGAGTACGCGCGCCGCCGGGGCCGCGGCGTCTGCGTCCTGGGCGCGTCGGGCGCGGTCGGGGACGTGGCCGTGCGCGGCGCCGCGGCGCCGCTCCGCGGCCGGTTCGAGCTCCTCTCCGTGACGGGCACCGTGCTGCCGCCCCCGGCCCCGCCCGAGGCGTCCGGCCTCGCCGTGCTGGTCTCCGCCGGCCAGGGCCAGGTCCTCGGCGGCAGCGTCGTGGGGCCCCTCGTCGCCGCCGGGCCCGTCACGATCTTCGCCGCGACGTTCGCCAACGCGGTCTACGAGCGCCTCCCGCTCGCCGATGCCCCCGAGCTCGAGGTCAAGCCCGACCTCTCCACCGCCACCTCGGCTGGTGGGCAAGATGTGCAGCCGCAGCTCCCAATGGCGCCCTCCCACCAGCAACCTCCGGACATGGGCGCGGGCTACGCTGGCCACCGCTCGCCTCCGTACCCGTGGGGAGGCGACGTATGA